One Azospirillum brasilense DNA window includes the following coding sequences:
- a CDS encoding site-specific integrase, whose translation MLPTPHLFQRGTVWWWRRRIPKNFSAYFRRRETVVSLRTNIPAEALARAARLRAATDALFDGVRQAMALGLTMSKAQMDAIILDLVHHEIEAAELARALAPPRSPGEAEAAVARARALRGEMQAALRLNELDAARGPLDATLARLQMALAPEMPDYRLLLRKAAWGLANEVASAHEQHESGTSATGAFFAPPAAAAAPGALVLATATGPAPAAPAPPVSWPREAAVPEPPAAPAMPPARPAPPEDRAAPPAAGAEAPPAAVGVPPPRSSTLTIGEAFDGLIAEKSSSASWVTNMRRKVEASRRLFVEAVGDRPLDTIEPEDIDRFRAIIERLPANHGKSAQDRRTASDVADATDAEEQDRIDELEERHQLGELTRADFVERRDRLRIRRLTSTTLNLHLDRVKAAIDWAIKKKRFAGPNPAQGKRLDDGERDARDRDVPRRDREPWGHDGVRALFASPAFQGDGLRTDAFFWAPLVTAHAGLRPEEALQLHVADIHQKDGVWCFRVCDGPGKTCKTRSSKRDVPIHRMLLELGILELAALRRRENVTRLFADVERGASYERFSDLFSKDFGRYTRAHGLYRPGNDHYSLRKDFNVRLREAEVVVGARKRLMGHSIKDLTDGTYDPAGETMAKLREYVNRIDHGVRVGPNRRLHIEPLADDAPAA comes from the coding sequence ATGCTGCCCACCCCCCATCTGTTCCAGCGCGGCACCGTCTGGTGGTGGCGCCGGCGCATTCCGAAAAATTTTTCCGCTTATTTCCGCCGGCGCGAAACCGTCGTCTCGCTGCGGACAAACATTCCCGCCGAGGCGCTCGCGCGCGCCGCCCGGCTCCGGGCGGCGACCGACGCGCTGTTCGACGGAGTGCGGCAGGCGATGGCCCTCGGGCTGACGATGAGCAAGGCGCAGATGGACGCCATCATCCTCGATCTCGTCCACCACGAGATCGAAGCGGCGGAACTCGCCCGCGCGCTCGCCCCGCCGCGCAGCCCCGGCGAGGCCGAAGCCGCGGTGGCCCGTGCCCGCGCCCTGCGCGGCGAGATGCAGGCCGCCCTGCGCCTGAACGAGCTCGACGCCGCGCGCGGCCCCCTCGACGCCACGCTGGCCCGGCTGCAGATGGCCCTGGCGCCGGAGATGCCCGATTACCGGCTGCTGCTGCGCAAGGCCGCCTGGGGGCTGGCCAACGAGGTGGCGAGCGCCCACGAGCAGCACGAGAGCGGGACCTCCGCCACCGGCGCCTTCTTCGCCCCGCCGGCCGCCGCCGCGGCGCCGGGCGCCCTGGTCCTGGCCACCGCCACGGGGCCGGCGCCGGCGGCCCCGGCGCCGCCGGTGTCATGGCCGCGGGAAGCGGCGGTGCCCGAGCCGCCGGCGGCGCCCGCCATGCCCCCCGCGCGCCCCGCGCCCCCCGAGGACCGCGCGGCGCCTCCCGCCGCCGGCGCGGAAGCGCCGCCCGCGGCCGTCGGCGTGCCGCCGCCGCGCTCCTCCACCCTGACGATCGGTGAGGCCTTCGACGGCCTGATCGCCGAGAAATCCTCGTCGGCGTCCTGGGTGACGAACATGCGCCGCAAGGTCGAGGCGTCCCGCCGCCTCTTCGTCGAGGCGGTCGGCGACCGGCCGCTCGACACGATCGAGCCGGAGGACATCGACCGGTTCCGCGCCATCATCGAGCGGCTGCCGGCGAACCACGGCAAGAGCGCCCAGGACCGTCGGACGGCCAGCGACGTCGCCGACGCGACCGACGCCGAGGAGCAGGACCGGATCGACGAGCTGGAGGAACGGCACCAGTTGGGCGAGCTGACGCGCGCGGACTTCGTCGAGAGGCGCGACCGCCTGCGCATCCGGCGGTTGACCTCCACGACGCTCAACCTGCACCTGGACCGCGTCAAGGCCGCCATCGACTGGGCCATCAAAAAGAAGCGCTTCGCCGGCCCCAACCCGGCGCAGGGCAAGCGTCTGGACGACGGAGAACGCGACGCGCGGGACCGCGACGTGCCGCGGCGCGACCGTGAACCCTGGGGGCACGACGGCGTGCGCGCGCTGTTCGCCTCGCCGGCGTTCCAGGGCGACGGCCTGCGCACCGACGCCTTCTTCTGGGCGCCCCTGGTCACCGCCCACGCCGGGCTGCGGCCGGAGGAGGCGCTGCAGCTCCACGTCGCCGACATCCACCAGAAGGACGGCGTCTGGTGCTTCCGCGTCTGCGACGGGCCGGGCAAGACCTGCAAGACGCGGTCCTCCAAGCGGGACGTGCCCATCCACCGCATGCTGCTCGAGCTCGGCATCCTCGAGCTCGCGGCGCTGCGGCGCCGGGAGAACGTCACCCGTCTGTTCGCCGACGTCGAGCGCGGCGCGTCCTACGAGAGGTTTTCCGACCTGTTCAGCAAGGACTTCGGCCGGTACACGCGCGCGCACGGTCTCTACCGGCCCGGAAACGACCACTACTCCCTGCGCAAGGACTTCAACGTCCGCCTGCGCGAAGCGGAGGTGGTGGTCGGCGCCCGCAAGCGCCTCATGGGGCACTCGATCAAGGACCTCACCGACGGGACCTACGATCCCGCCGGAGAGACGATGGCGAAGCTGCGCGAATACGTCAACCGCATCGACCATGGCGTGCGCGTCGGCCCCAACCGCCGCCTCCACATCGAGCCCCTCGCGGACGACGCCCCGGCGGCCTGA
- a CDS encoding IS110 family transposase translates to MVTTAGIDCGKCFLDVAVVFSGDKIRVANTPDGHQNLVAWLARRGVAFVGLEASGGYERPIRDALRTAGVSVRIFDPARVRYFAKAKGQRAKNDTIDAALIAEFTASQVAPATTPPDPAREELAGLIKARRLLVDKRVDLRHASAGAPAMAQAALEEAVKGLTSAIEALDAEIRSRVTAQPELADRVAALQTAPGVGPVVATTLAILLPELGKTTGERISALVGVAPFDHDSGQSHGQRHIAGGRADVRHTLYIAAEVAATHCKGAIADFYVQLKGRGKPSKVALTACMRKLIVRLNAMLAKGRTWEADPT, encoded by the coding sequence ATGGTCACGACCGCCGGAATCGACTGCGGCAAGTGCTTTTTGGATGTGGCGGTTGTCTTCAGCGGCGACAAGATCCGGGTCGCCAACACGCCAGACGGGCACCAAAATTTGGTGGCCTGGCTCGCCCGGAGGGGTGTCGCTTTTGTCGGACTGGAGGCCAGCGGGGGCTATGAGCGGCCGATCCGTGATGCCCTGCGAACGGCTGGTGTCTCGGTCCGGATCTTCGATCCGGCGCGCGTGCGCTATTTCGCCAAGGCCAAAGGCCAGCGAGCCAAGAACGACACGATCGACGCCGCGCTGATCGCTGAGTTCACCGCCTCCCAGGTGGCTCCGGCCACCACGCCACCCGATCCGGCCCGAGAGGAACTGGCGGGCTTGATCAAGGCACGGCGCCTGCTGGTCGACAAGCGCGTCGATCTGCGTCACGCTTCGGCAGGCGCCCCGGCGATGGCGCAGGCGGCGTTGGAAGAGGCCGTCAAGGGGCTGACTTCGGCGATCGAGGCGCTGGATGCCGAGATCCGCAGCAGGGTCACGGCCCAACCGGAACTGGCCGATAGAGTGGCTGCGCTCCAGACCGCACCCGGCGTCGGGCCAGTGGTGGCCACTACGCTTGCGATCCTGCTCCCGGAACTGGGAAAGACAACCGGAGAACGCATCTCCGCCCTGGTCGGTGTTGCACCCTTCGATCATGACAGTGGCCAATCGCACGGTCAGCGCCACATCGCCGGTGGACGCGCCGACGTTCGGCACACCCTCTACATCGCGGCCGAAGTCGCCGCCACCCACTGCAAAGGCGCGATCGCCGACTTCTATGTCCAGTTGAAAGGGCGCGGCAAGCCGTCGAAGGTGGCGCTGACCGCCTGCATGCGCAAACTGATCGTGCGCCTCAACGCCATGCTTGCCAAAGGCCGGACCTGGGAGGCTGATCCCACCTGA
- a CDS encoding helicase-related protein has translation MRIAVLYKWARIVTSALQLIDDTVERSDKWRALRRERCSRSLTAAQSPVDRLSLLREWARLSDGYLDLAWHGLTLSDREQNLAHCFGLEVTGTLLRITANLSPLLPVEIAKVLELDSSYRRLYRAATPDGALLRGSPHGAYRTQTQKAAVRALLTMPERASLMVAMPTGTGKSLLFQMAPQAWPGAQGTPCIAVITPTVALALDHERTLRQIPGLECSRALTGQLSFDERTTVIDAFRRGEVPILLLSPEHAFGSAHHALLEAATPIEQKAFGLAAHLVALYVDEAHIVESWGRSFRPDFQRLPGLVEELRERNPALRTVLLSATFGRAARREVMRAYGGEHWLEIHAGVPRYEFDLVTKRYADRATRDRDLMAVIDCAPRPAIIYTNLVKQARDLYTALRARGYERIALFTGEVSDTAERQSIIDAWAEDRLDLVVATSAFGMGIDKADVRTVIHACLPESAARYYQEIGRAGRDGHQALGICLWTRSDDPEDDEAQAFQLASRSWLTLELAMLRWQAIKQHAIENAALRWEGARRLALINLDVLREGLGSESGDYNRRWNMSLLNLLQRAGALRVTSVNDSSIGPPSWEVEILNDALFEDGPTYEELWAKVDTLRTEEQKAALTELSAFRDLLSDPEGDCLVRGVYALIDSDGMAAPPCGRCAACRRAHARPPSMVRSGGLNVVWNHAADATVRSLGPGSTVLTPDDDTLEHGLELLLDLSVRLGFEQFVVPTGNGTRVANHLAHSDARFGLVLEHADWLSDAGWTLERLPTVIFIERGNVAAARLWARCRNLAADTPRLSLLIVAPGDLRVDGRPLQQIASREAPYTQEALRELAGFRSC, from the coding sequence ATGCGTATTGCTGTACTGTATAAATGGGCGCGCATTGTGACATCCGCTCTACAATTGATCGACGATACAGTGGAACGATCTGACAAATGGCGAGCGCTGCGCCGTGAGCGCTGCTCACGATCCCTTACGGCCGCGCAGTCGCCCGTTGATCGACTGTCGTTGCTCAGGGAATGGGCACGCCTTTCGGACGGCTATCTGGATCTCGCGTGGCACGGTCTCACGCTGTCGGATCGCGAACAGAATCTGGCGCACTGCTTCGGCTTGGAGGTAACCGGCACGTTACTGCGCATTACGGCGAACCTGTCGCCACTACTGCCCGTGGAGATTGCAAAGGTTCTCGAACTCGACAGTTCGTATCGTCGCCTTTACCGGGCCGCGACACCAGACGGCGCTTTGCTCCGTGGTTCTCCCCACGGCGCGTACCGGACGCAGACGCAGAAGGCTGCGGTGCGGGCACTGCTCACCATGCCTGAACGCGCCAGCCTTATGGTGGCCATGCCGACGGGCACGGGAAAGAGCCTGCTCTTCCAGATGGCCCCACAGGCTTGGCCCGGAGCGCAAGGAACGCCATGCATTGCCGTGATTACACCGACCGTTGCCCTGGCGCTTGACCACGAGCGAACACTGCGGCAGATACCGGGCCTCGAGTGCAGCCGCGCTTTGACCGGCCAACTGTCGTTCGATGAGCGCACCACGGTGATCGACGCTTTCCGCCGAGGCGAGGTGCCGATCCTGCTGCTTTCGCCTGAGCACGCCTTTGGCAGTGCCCATCACGCTTTGCTCGAAGCCGCGACCCCCATTGAGCAAAAGGCTTTCGGGTTGGCGGCTCACCTCGTCGCACTCTACGTCGACGAAGCTCATATTGTCGAGAGTTGGGGGCGTAGCTTCCGACCCGATTTCCAAAGGCTCCCCGGATTGGTGGAGGAACTGCGGGAGCGAAATCCTGCGCTCCGCACGGTTCTCCTGTCGGCGACTTTTGGCCGAGCTGCCCGGCGCGAGGTGATGCGGGCTTATGGCGGTGAGCATTGGCTCGAGATCCACGCCGGTGTCCCTCGCTACGAATTCGATCTCGTTACCAAGCGTTACGCAGATCGCGCGACACGCGACCGCGACCTCATGGCCGTGATTGATTGTGCTCCCCGTCCCGCGATCATCTACACTAATCTCGTCAAACAGGCGCGCGACCTCTACACAGCGTTGCGAGCGCGGGGCTATGAACGCATCGCGCTGTTCACCGGAGAGGTCTCGGACACCGCCGAGCGCCAGAGCATCATCGACGCTTGGGCTGAGGACCGTCTTGACCTCGTTGTCGCGACGTCGGCCTTCGGCATGGGGATCGACAAGGCCGATGTCCGTACGGTGATCCATGCCTGCCTGCCGGAAAGTGCGGCGCGCTACTACCAGGAGATTGGTCGCGCCGGTCGCGATGGCCATCAAGCACTTGGCATCTGCCTTTGGACAAGGTCGGATGACCCGGAGGACGATGAGGCTCAGGCCTTTCAATTGGCCAGTCGGTCGTGGCTCACTCTGGAATTGGCGATGCTGCGGTGGCAAGCGATCAAGCAGCATGCCATTGAAAACGCAGCCCTGCGCTGGGAGGGCGCAAGACGACTGGCGCTGATCAACCTTGACGTCCTGCGTGAGGGACTCGGGTCGGAATCCGGAGACTACAATCGTCGCTGGAACATGAGTCTCTTGAACCTGCTCCAACGTGCTGGTGCGCTGCGCGTGACATCGGTGAACGACTCTAGCATTGGCCCTCCCTCCTGGGAGGTCGAGATCTTAAACGACGCCTTGTTCGAAGATGGGCCCACTTACGAGGAGTTGTGGGCCAAGGTCGATACCCTGCGCACCGAGGAGCAGAAAGCGGCATTAACTGAACTCAGCGCCTTTCGTGATTTGTTGAGCGACCCTGAAGGCGATTGCCTGGTACGTGGCGTGTATGCTCTCATCGATTCTGATGGCATGGCCGCCCCGCCCTGTGGACGGTGCGCGGCGTGCCGCCGCGCCCACGCGCGGCCGCCATCCATGGTGCGATCAGGAGGCCTGAACGTGGTCTGGAACCATGCGGCCGACGCAACCGTGAGGAGCCTCGGGCCTGGCTCAACGGTTCTGACACCCGACGACGATACCCTGGAACACGGCCTGGAACTGCTCCTGGACCTTTCGGTCCGGCTCGGATTCGAGCAGTTCGTCGTGCCGACCGGCAACGGGACGCGCGTGGCGAACCACCTCGCCCACTCCGATGCGCGTTTTGGCTTGGTGCTCGAGCACGCCGACTGGCTGAGCGATGCGGGTTGGACGCTGGAGCGCCTCCCAACGGTAATCTTCATTGAGCGTGGCAACGTTGCGGCGGCACGCCTTTGGGCGCGATGCCGGAATTTGGCCGCCGACACCCCGCGTCTGAGTCTGCTGATCGTGGCCCCGGGCGATCTGCGCGTTGACGGTCGCCCATTGCAGCAGATTGCCTCCCGCGAAGCTCCCTACACGCAAGAAGCCCTGCGCGAGTTGGCTGGCTTCCGTTCCTGCTGA
- a CDS encoding HNH endonuclease codes for MKNGGSHTAAEWSKKIALYPACPGCNILWTEIPPRPNARYRHKWTKDHIIPLMLGGSNNINNVRPLCYRCNFKKGANIIFDELGKDDAF; via the coding sequence ATGAAAAATGGTGGCTCGCATACCGCAGCAGAGTGGAGCAAAAAGATTGCCTTATATCCTGCGTGCCCCGGCTGCAACATACTTTGGACTGAAATACCACCACGTCCAAACGCTAGATACAGGCATAAATGGACAAAAGATCACATAATCCCGCTAATGTTAGGTGGGAGCAACAATATTAATAATGTTAGGCCATTATGTTATAGATGTAATTTTAAAAAGGGGGCGAATATTATTTTTGATGAACTGGGTAAGGATGACGCTTTTTGA
- a CDS encoding winged helix-turn-helix domain-containing protein, producing the protein MPAALPIREDLSAGELRALARRESKGRVAARMFAIAHALDGVSRAEAARLAGMDRQALRDAVVRYNAEGVAGLYDRPLPGRPEWLSEGEQATLKAIILAGPDPRRHGCMEWTLPILCEVIAERFAKTLHPASLSRIVRRLGLSKQKTRPRHPQSDAKAQAAFQKRGCAKP; encoded by the coding sequence ATGCCAGCAGCGTTGCCGATCCGGGAAGACTTGAGCGCCGGCGAGTTGCGCGCCTTGGCGCGGCGGGAGAGCAAAGGGCGGGTGGCGGCACGAATGTTCGCCATCGCCCATGCGCTCGACGGGGTGAGCCGGGCGGAGGCGGCGCGGCTGGCCGGCATGGACCGCCAAGCGCTGCGCGACGCCGTGGTGCGCTACAACGCCGAAGGCGTCGCCGGGCTCTATGATCGTCCGCTGCCCGGCCGGCCGGAATGGCTGAGCGAGGGCGAGCAGGCGACGCTCAAGGCCATCATCTTGGCCGGTCCCGATCCGAGACGGCACGGCTGCATGGAATGGACCCTGCCGATCCTGTGCGAGGTGATCGCCGAACGCTTCGCCAAGACGCTGCATCCGGCCAGCCTGTCGCGCATCGTACGTCGGTTGGGCCTGTCGAAGCAGAAGACGCGGCCCCGCCATCCCCAGTCCGACGCCAAGGCCCAGGCCGCCTTCCAAAAAAGGGGCTGCGCGAAGCCCTGA
- a CDS encoding KAP family P-loop NTPase fold protein translates to MTIGNLRLRSAGSIGGTAGDAYGRAEFAAALADVIDAADPDGPVVLGVNGRFGEGKSSVLSMLAASLENRRKYRIVWVSAWYTQGADQLLSAILFRIAMSIRADWAGSWASVVWARAKRISFPVLFAILFPPLLGIAIWATRPEKLGDISQVFSGDIAKLTLPVVVSTAFALIARSARPLANALGNVISAPAAERAGALSHFAEEIDIYASSLPNRGRFVIMLEDLDRCAPARVLEMVNAISQISTHPMAKYFCFVIAFDYKVVRDRLAEALREGQEESVLATKRAAEHLQKTFTLSLNLPPPKMEWKQPKITDGARAYLASGRWPLLDAAAIATCMAWALAWAYSGFGPAPQLALIPLMFMLLFSAARLLSWVCRSRKSTMQMSLEIDNNMRMAFNKLLPENLRERVVATNHAIAAYRLWEIYDGKSPADQWKILSLSAFMTRFGQLARPENLKAGPMSFREGADEFINAGAFEGRSLHHCRDPEMIAVFHRIFAALSEVVAVPPRLAEVGSSSRHHV, encoded by the coding sequence GTGACCATCGGTAACTTAAGGCTTCGAAGCGCGGGATCTATCGGCGGGACCGCTGGCGATGCTTATGGCCGTGCCGAGTTCGCCGCCGCTCTTGCCGACGTCATTGATGCGGCCGATCCTGACGGTCCAGTGGTGCTTGGCGTAAACGGTCGGTTTGGCGAAGGAAAATCTTCGGTATTAAGTATGCTCGCGGCCTCGCTCGAAAATAGACGGAAATACCGGATCGTCTGGGTAAGTGCGTGGTATACCCAAGGCGCCGACCAACTTCTGTCTGCAATACTATTCCGCATAGCGATGTCAATTCGTGCTGATTGGGCGGGATCGTGGGCCAGTGTTGTTTGGGCACGCGCAAAGCGCATTAGTTTTCCTGTGCTTTTCGCTATTTTGTTCCCGCCGTTGCTTGGCATCGCTATTTGGGCCACGCGTCCTGAAAAGCTAGGTGATATATCTCAGGTTTTCTCCGGGGATATCGCAAAGCTTACACTCCCTGTCGTTGTCAGTACGGCCTTTGCTTTGATAGCGAGATCTGCGAGGCCGCTTGCCAATGCCCTTGGCAACGTGATCTCTGCTCCCGCAGCGGAGCGCGCTGGAGCGCTTTCACACTTTGCAGAGGAAATTGACATCTATGCGTCCTCGTTGCCAAATCGGGGGCGGTTCGTGATCATGCTCGAAGATTTAGATCGGTGTGCGCCGGCGAGGGTGCTAGAAATGGTCAATGCCATTAGCCAAATTTCTACGCATCCCATGGCTAAATATTTCTGCTTCGTTATCGCTTTTGATTATAAAGTGGTTCGCGACAGACTTGCCGAAGCTCTTAGGGAGGGTCAAGAGGAATCCGTACTTGCCACGAAGCGTGCAGCGGAGCATCTGCAGAAAACGTTTACGCTCTCCCTAAACTTGCCACCGCCTAAGATGGAATGGAAGCAGCCAAAGATAACTGATGGTGCTCGCGCTTATTTAGCATCTGGGCGATGGCCTTTGTTAGATGCCGCGGCGATAGCGACCTGTATGGCATGGGCATTAGCATGGGCATACAGCGGCTTTGGGCCTGCGCCACAGCTCGCGCTAATCCCACTTATGTTCATGTTGCTTTTTTCGGCCGCTCGTCTCCTAAGTTGGGTGTGTCGGAGTAGGAAGAGCACGATGCAGATGTCCCTGGAAATCGATAATAATATGCGCATGGCTTTTAATAAGTTATTGCCCGAGAACTTGCGGGAGCGTGTCGTTGCTACCAATCATGCTATTGCTGCTTATCGGCTGTGGGAGATTTACGATGGCAAAAGCCCGGCAGACCAGTGGAAAATCCTCTCTCTGTCGGCATTCATGACACGATTTGGACAACTCGCTAGACCAGAAAACCTTAAAGCTGGCCCAATGTCTTTTAGGGAAGGCGCTGACGAATTTATTAACGCCGGCGCGTTTGAAGGCCGAAGTCTCCACCATTGCCGCGATCCTGAAATGATCGCTGTTTTCCACCGTATTTTCGCGGCACTATCTGAGGTCGTCGCTGTTCCTCCCCGGCTTGCCGAGGTTGGAAGTTCTTCACGTCACCATGTATAG
- a CDS encoding transposase, whose product MKAAAAAHPQRRLQLWFQDEARIGQKGRTAHRWWERGQRPLGLCDKRFISAYLYAAVCPASGADFALVMPTVSTTAMSLFLDGFSRSLEPDVQAVLVLDQAGWHGARTLVVPDNITLVPLPPCVLANP is encoded by the coding sequence CTGAAGGCCGCGGCTGCCGCGCATCCGCAGCGTCGCCTTCAACTCTGGTTCCAGGACGAAGCGCGCATCGGCCAGAAGGGCCGCACCGCACACCGTTGGTGGGAGCGCGGGCAGCGGCCTCTCGGGCTGTGCGACAAGCGCTTCATCTCGGCCTACCTCTACGCCGCCGTCTGCCCGGCCAGCGGCGCCGACTTCGCGCTGGTCATGCCCACCGTCTCCACCACCGCCATGAGCCTGTTCCTGGACGGCTTCTCCCGGAGCCTGGAACCGGACGTCCAGGCGGTGCTCGTGCTCGATCAGGCCGGCTGGCATGGAGCGCGGACGCTGGTCGTGCCGGACAACATCACGCTGGTGCCGTTACCGCCTTGTGTCTTGGCGAATCCCTAA